The Caulifigura coniformis genome includes a region encoding these proteins:
- a CDS encoding MFS transporter produces the protein MKPAAWTSSDVLLLIALIALALNLRSPFTAVAPIVGEIQAELQINKTVAGLLTSIPVLCFGLLAPVASRCIARTSVETSILISLSGVLAGIMLRSAGGVSLALAGTFLIGASITIGNIVSLVLIARDFPARAAAVMGLYTSALNVGPMLTAALSEPLAKAIGWRWALVSWGLLAIAALVLWWRVIVRRRIARSVLDPQATAALQNATPPVASATHVLRRPVVWLLVAGFAAHLFIYYGLAAWLPEYLQQAARMSPTRAGLATAFFQLFALAGTLGVPALSATGRFARSTLLLVIAIAWLATTLGLLLAPALWPAWCMTGGFASGGGITVIFMLAMAAANGLDENRNISAAVQGLGYLIAASGPVAVGGIAEWTGSWGGGFALMTACGIMLAVVAQALARVVNA, from the coding sequence ATGAAACCTGCGGCCTGGACGTCGAGCGACGTCCTGCTTCTGATCGCTCTGATCGCCCTCGCTCTCAACCTCCGCTCCCCCTTCACAGCCGTCGCCCCGATCGTCGGTGAGATTCAGGCGGAACTGCAGATCAACAAAACGGTGGCCGGCCTGCTCACCAGCATTCCGGTCCTCTGTTTCGGGCTGCTCGCCCCCGTCGCCTCGCGCTGTATCGCCCGCACGTCCGTCGAAACCTCGATCCTGATCTCGCTGTCCGGTGTCCTTGCGGGAATCATGCTCCGATCCGCTGGAGGCGTCTCGCTGGCACTGGCCGGAACATTCCTGATCGGAGCGTCGATCACCATCGGCAATATCGTCAGTCTGGTCCTCATCGCCCGCGACTTCCCCGCCCGCGCCGCCGCCGTCATGGGCCTCTACACCTCCGCACTCAACGTCGGCCCCATGCTCACCGCCGCCTTGTCCGAGCCGCTGGCCAAAGCGATCGGCTGGCGTTGGGCGCTCGTCTCCTGGGGCCTCCTCGCCATTGCCGCTCTCGTGCTCTGGTGGCGGGTCATCGTTCGTCGCCGGATCGCAAGGAGCGTTCTCGATCCCCAGGCGACCGCGGCCCTGCAGAACGCCACGCCCCCCGTCGCCAGCGCCACCCACGTCCTGCGCCGTCCCGTCGTCTGGCTGCTCGTCGCCGGCTTCGCAGCCCATCTCTTCATCTATTACGGACTCGCCGCCTGGCTTCCTGAATACCTGCAGCAGGCGGCACGCATGTCCCCCACTCGCGCCGGCCTCGCGACGGCGTTCTTCCAGTTGTTCGCCCTGGCCGGCACTCTCGGAGTGCCGGCGCTCTCCGCCACCGGCCGTTTCGCGCGCTCCACGCTGCTCCTCGTCATCGCCATCGCCTGGCTCGCCACCACTCTCGGACTCCTGCTCGCTCCCGCACTCTGGCCCGCCTGGTGCATGACCGGCGGCTTCGCCTCCGGCGGCGGAATCACCGTCATCTTCATGCTCGCCATGGCTGCCGCGAACGGACTCGACGAAAACCGCAACATCTCCGCCGCCGTCCAGGGACTCGGCTACCTCATTGCTGCCAGCGGCCCCGTGGCCGTCGGCGGAATCGCCGAGTGGACCGGCTCATGGGGCGGAGGCTTCGCTCTCATGACCGCCTGCGGAATCATGCTCGCCGTCGTGGCCCAGGCGCTCGCCCGCGTCGTCAACGCTTGA
- a CDS encoding DUF1501 domain-containing protein has product MARNHSGVRTSTRLSRRNWLAGTLAALRVSIGAAPAGLNAAAPSSFPGFGRAKSVLMIYASGGQSQLDLWDPKPAAPVEVRGAFSPISTAVPGVQFCEHLPLTARVADRLTVVRSMSHEDTDHGSATYLTLTGHYHARRSANPPPAPFDLPTFGAVVKKVRPSPRHPYSAVHINAPALVPILPAPGQNAGCLGAKFAPLMLGDVSGETVPLEGLDPLEDLSTTRSARRRSLLRAVEESATPWNVTEMHRLDSHYDQAYRLLDSPQTQRAFDLSREPDAVRERYGRNQSGQACLLARRLVEAEVPWINVIWSPSNRGQDTQPDRTDAYGWDTHNDIFDALENRLLPRFDQGFSALIEDLDQRGLLEQTLVVCMGEFGRAPLVALEPRFAGATPGRKHWAAAYSIVMAGAGVARGATYGATDRHGAAVRSNPIGPWDVSATMFAALGIDHSQELHDLTGRPFSLATGRPITGLYS; this is encoded by the coding sequence GTGGCCAGGAATCACTCCGGAGTCCGAACCTCCACGCGGCTCTCGCGCCGCAATTGGCTTGCGGGAACGCTCGCGGCCCTGCGAGTTTCGATCGGTGCAGCGCCGGCGGGCCTGAACGCCGCGGCCCCCTCCAGCTTCCCCGGCTTCGGCCGGGCGAAATCCGTCCTGATGATTTATGCGAGCGGCGGACAAAGCCAGCTCGATCTGTGGGACCCCAAGCCGGCCGCGCCCGTTGAAGTCCGCGGGGCATTCTCGCCGATCTCCACCGCCGTCCCGGGAGTGCAGTTCTGCGAGCACCTGCCTTTAACCGCACGCGTCGCGGACCGGCTCACCGTCGTCCGCAGCATGTCGCACGAAGACACGGACCACGGATCGGCCACATACCTCACGCTCACCGGGCACTACCACGCCCGCCGCTCCGCCAACCCGCCCCCCGCGCCGTTCGACCTCCCCACCTTCGGGGCCGTAGTGAAGAAGGTCCGCCCCTCGCCGCGCCATCCTTATTCGGCCGTCCACATCAACGCCCCCGCCCTCGTCCCCATCCTCCCGGCCCCGGGCCAGAACGCCGGCTGTCTCGGAGCAAAATTCGCCCCGCTCATGCTTGGCGATGTCTCCGGCGAAACCGTTCCGCTGGAAGGCCTCGACCCGCTCGAGGATCTCTCCACAACTCGCTCCGCCCGGCGCCGCTCACTCCTCCGCGCCGTCGAAGAGTCCGCGACGCCCTGGAACGTCACGGAGATGCATCGGCTCGATAGCCACTACGACCAGGCCTATCGCCTGCTTGATTCGCCCCAGACGCAGCGGGCCTTCGACCTTTCGAGAGAACCGGACGCCGTTCGCGAACGATACGGTCGTAACCAGTCCGGCCAGGCCTGCCTGCTGGCACGCCGGCTCGTGGAAGCGGAGGTCCCATGGATCAACGTCATCTGGTCTCCCAGCAATCGCGGACAGGACACCCAGCCCGATCGCACGGATGCCTACGGGTGGGACACCCACAACGACATCTTCGATGCGCTTGAGAACCGCCTGCTGCCGCGCTTCGATCAGGGCTTCTCGGCGCTGATCGAAGATCTCGACCAGCGCGGGCTGCTCGAGCAGACGCTCGTCGTCTGCATGGGGGAGTTTGGCCGGGCCCCTCTCGTCGCACTCGAGCCGCGCTTTGCCGGAGCGACTCCCGGCCGAAAACATTGGGCCGCCGCCTACTCGATCGTGATGGCCGGCGCTGGCGTGGCCCGTGGAGCAACGTACGGCGCGACCGATCGACACGGCGCCGCTGTTCGCAGCAACCCCATCGGCCCCTGGGACGTCTCCGCCACCATGTTTGCGGCGCTCGGCATCGACCACTCCCAGGAACTCCACGATCTCACCGGCCGCCCCTTCTCCCTCGCCACCGGCCGCCCCATCACCGGCCTCTATTCCTGA
- a CDS encoding DUF1549 and DUF1553 domain-containing protein, whose product MVVRRCGLFLNSTLAAFLALQASLFDPGPALIAAEAPAKASSEVAPSDAAQRLADRIDALIEAQWAKDNITPAPVAEDAEFLRRASLDLCGRIPAGSEVRDFMADASPAKRRAAIDRMLDSPTYIVHATNRWREAMLPEADSDDILKRIAVPTFESWLRSRIAENRDYAEIVREILTLPVEGGNMMEAFNQPDASTPEAFYRAKQAKPENLGAATSRLFLGVRLECAQCHDHPFDKWKRDEFWSYAAFFSEFQQPAAGPVTEALKNALTPDKHSLKIPDTEQVVNATYLGGPQPEWTDQQSAREKLADWITSSDNPWFARAAANRVWAQMFGQGIVEPVDDFGANNPPSHPEVLDELAKAFVENRHDLRFLARAIALSKTYQRTSRRTDLSQDAPRTFARMSVRAMSPEQIFDSLAQATGRFTFFDPEQPLNFSNDPARQEFLETFTNDSESTVERQSTILQALTLMNGSFVASATDIAASQSLTAVIEAPFLNTPERIEALFLAALSRPPHADELSRFQAYVDSGGPEQDSKKALADVFWALLNSNEFALNH is encoded by the coding sequence ATGGTCGTTCGGCGATGCGGGCTCTTCCTCAACTCAACACTCGCGGCCTTCCTCGCCCTGCAGGCGTCGCTCTTTGATCCCGGTCCCGCACTCATCGCGGCCGAAGCTCCTGCCAAAGCATCTTCGGAAGTCGCCCCGTCGGACGCCGCCCAGCGACTCGCCGACCGCATCGATGCCCTCATCGAAGCGCAATGGGCCAAAGACAACATCACCCCCGCCCCGGTCGCTGAAGACGCCGAGTTCCTCCGCCGGGCTTCTCTCGATCTCTGCGGCCGCATCCCCGCCGGGTCTGAAGTCCGCGACTTCATGGCCGATGCTTCGCCGGCCAAACGCCGCGCTGCGATCGACCGGATGCTCGATTCTCCGACCTACATCGTCCACGCGACGAACCGCTGGCGGGAAGCGATGCTCCCCGAAGCCGATTCCGACGACATCCTCAAACGCATCGCCGTCCCCACCTTCGAATCGTGGCTCAGGTCCCGCATCGCCGAGAACCGCGACTACGCCGAAATCGTCCGCGAGATTCTCACCCTGCCGGTGGAGGGGGGAAACATGATGGAGGCGTTCAACCAGCCCGACGCATCCACCCCCGAAGCGTTCTACCGCGCCAAGCAGGCGAAGCCGGAAAACCTGGGAGCCGCCACTTCGCGTCTCTTCCTCGGTGTCCGACTCGAATGCGCCCAATGCCACGACCATCCCTTCGACAAGTGGAAGCGCGACGAGTTCTGGAGCTATGCCGCCTTCTTCTCCGAGTTTCAACAGCCAGCCGCAGGGCCCGTCACGGAAGCCCTCAAGAACGCCCTCACGCCCGACAAACACTCGCTCAAGATTCCCGACACCGAACAGGTGGTGAACGCGACTTACCTCGGAGGCCCGCAGCCCGAATGGACCGACCAGCAATCCGCGCGTGAGAAACTCGCCGACTGGATCACCTCCTCCGACAACCCGTGGTTTGCCCGCGCCGCGGCCAACCGCGTCTGGGCCCAGATGTTCGGCCAGGGGATCGTCGAACCGGTCGACGACTTCGGAGCCAACAATCCGCCCAGCCATCCGGAAGTCCTCGATGAACTGGCGAAAGCGTTTGTCGAGAACAGGCACGATCTACGTTTCCTCGCCCGGGCCATCGCCCTCAGCAAGACGTACCAGCGCACCAGCCGGCGGACGGATCTCTCACAGGACGCCCCCCGCACGTTCGCGCGGATGTCGGTTCGCGCCATGTCGCCCGAGCAGATTTTCGACAGTCTCGCCCAGGCGACCGGACGCTTCACCTTCTTCGATCCCGAACAGCCGTTGAACTTCAGCAACGACCCCGCGCGGCAGGAGTTCCTGGAAACCTTCACCAACGACAGCGAGTCGACCGTCGAACGCCAGTCCACCATTCTTCAGGCGTTGACCCTGATGAACGGCTCGTTCGTCGCCTCCGCCACCGACATCGCCGCCAGCCAGTCGCTGACCGCCGTGATCGAAGCCCCGTTCCTCAACACGCCCGAACGGATTGAAGCGCTGTTCCTGGCCGCCCTCAGCCGGCCGCCCCACGCCGACGAACTCAGCCGATTTCAGGCGTACGTCGATTCCGGCGGCCCGGAACAGGATTCGAAGAAAGCGCTGGCGGATGTCTTCTGGGCTCTGCTGAACTCCAACGAGTTCGCACTCAATCACTGA
- a CDS encoding FAD-dependent oxidoreductase, with translation MTVLHETKPLWLEEDRPHFGRVHKDAVYDAVVVGGGITGLTAAYLLKQAGQKVAVVEKGRIADAETGHTSAHLTQVTDTRLAELVDRFGEEKARLAWEGGAAAINLLESIIGREQIRCHFQRVPGFLTSPITLDATTDDVESLEQEAELARNLGFDALFVSATPVFNRPAIRFANQAVFHPLMYLAELAKRIPGDGCDLFEESEMSEVIDEPLAAEVDGFRLQCRKLIIATHVPLMGKAGLVSATLMQSKIAGYSSYVIGGEIEKGVVPHAEFWDTQDPYYYLRVEPREQTDYVIFGGQDHKTGQETDTESCYAQLETVLKAYLPGIEIDHRWSGQVLETPDGLPYIGEEAENQFIATGFAGNGMTFGTLAGMMACDYVLGRDNPWSDLFSTDRRALRKGLWNYLKENFSFPKHLLGDYLSAPDGDSLESVPRGEGKIVKMDGHRCAVHRDADGRVTVLSAVCTHMGCLVRWNKAAETWDCPCHGSRFATDGHVIAGPAETPLEKKRPASGES, from the coding sequence ATGACTGTCCTCCACGAAACGAAGCCACTGTGGCTTGAAGAAGATCGTCCGCATTTCGGCAGGGTGCACAAGGACGCGGTGTATGACGCTGTCGTGGTCGGCGGCGGAATCACCGGGTTGACGGCGGCGTACCTGCTGAAACAGGCCGGGCAGAAGGTGGCCGTCGTCGAGAAGGGGCGGATCGCCGACGCCGAGACAGGACACACGTCGGCCCATCTGACGCAGGTGACCGATACGCGGCTGGCGGAACTGGTCGACCGATTCGGCGAGGAGAAGGCGCGGCTGGCGTGGGAAGGGGGAGCGGCGGCCATCAACCTGTTGGAGTCCATCATCGGGCGCGAACAGATCCGGTGTCACTTCCAGCGGGTCCCCGGATTCCTGACTTCGCCGATCACGCTCGACGCGACGACCGACGATGTGGAATCACTGGAACAGGAAGCGGAGCTGGCGCGGAATCTCGGTTTTGATGCGCTGTTCGTGTCCGCGACCCCGGTCTTCAACCGGCCGGCGATCCGGTTTGCGAACCAGGCGGTGTTTCATCCGCTGATGTACCTCGCCGAGCTGGCGAAGAGGATTCCCGGCGACGGCTGCGATCTCTTTGAAGAGAGTGAGATGAGCGAAGTCATCGACGAGCCTCTGGCAGCCGAGGTTGATGGATTCCGGCTGCAGTGCAGAAAACTGATCATCGCGACGCATGTGCCGCTGATGGGCAAGGCGGGGCTGGTGAGCGCGACGCTGATGCAGTCGAAGATCGCCGGCTATTCGAGCTACGTGATTGGCGGCGAGATTGAAAAGGGAGTGGTGCCGCATGCGGAGTTCTGGGATACGCAGGATCCCTACTACTACCTGCGTGTCGAGCCCCGGGAACAGACCGACTACGTGATCTTCGGCGGGCAGGATCACAAAACGGGACAGGAGACGGACACCGAGAGCTGCTATGCGCAGTTGGAGACGGTTCTCAAGGCGTACCTGCCGGGTATCGAAATCGACCATCGCTGGTCGGGACAGGTACTGGAGACGCCGGACGGCCTCCCTTACATCGGCGAGGAGGCCGAGAACCAGTTCATTGCGACGGGCTTTGCCGGCAACGGAATGACGTTCGGAACGCTGGCGGGGATGATGGCGTGCGACTACGTGCTGGGGCGCGACAACCCCTGGAGCGACCTGTTCAGCACGGATCGTCGGGCGCTGAGGAAGGGCTTGTGGAATTACCTGAAGGAGAACTTCAGTTTCCCGAAGCACCTGCTCGGAGATTACTTGTCTGCGCCCGACGGCGATTCGCTGGAGTCGGTGCCCAGGGGCGAAGGGAAGATCGTGAAGATGGACGGGCATCGCTGCGCGGTCCATCGTGACGCGGATGGCCGGGTGACCGTGCTCTCGGCGGTCTGCACCCACATGGGGTGCCTGGTGCGCTGGAACAAGGCGGCGGAGACGTGGGATTGTCCGTGCCACGGATCGCGATTCGCGACCGATGGGCATGTGATCGCCGGACCGGCCGAAACGCCGCTGGAGAAGAAACGGCCTGCATCCGGGGAGAGTTAA
- a CDS encoding Ppx/GppA phosphatase family protein codes for MAAAETPLSPVNAPPGTSGPPAPNRPIAVIDIGTSAIRMAIAEVDSAGQVQTLETLSQGVRLGKDTFSRSEISRATIEDTVRVLRSYRQKLEEYGITRPDQIRVVATSAVREAVNRLALLDRIYMSTGLTIEPIEEAEVHRITFRSIQPLLHSERSLVESQTIICEVGGGNTELLIVDRGNVAYSHSYRLGSLRLRQAMESFRAPQDKVQGIMQSEIERSLEEIPELIPPGDRRVIGLGGDLRFAARQLVSNWDPRTLAAISVDDLAKLTDRVAPMTDDAIVRRFHLPFPDAETLAPALMTYLHLARTLGASQILVSSANLRDGLLREMAEGWTWTEDFRRQIFRSAIELGRKYSFDEDHGSHVAQLSRQLFQALKDEHKLDSRYELILSLAATLHEIGRYVSNTSMHKHSMYLITNSDLFGLGSQDMLLVGLVARYHRRATPKSTHPGFNTLERDRRVAVLKMAAILRIAIALDASRSQRIHAIQCARHKQRLIITAPDVEDLSVEQLAIRQGSGMFEDVFGLKVQLRRAERPQLRGSTSQL; via the coding sequence ATGGCTGCCGCGGAAACACCTTTATCTCCGGTCAATGCGCCTCCGGGCACGAGCGGCCCGCCCGCGCCCAACCGCCCGATTGCCGTCATCGATATCGGAACCTCCGCCATCCGCATGGCGATCGCGGAAGTCGACTCCGCCGGCCAGGTCCAGACGCTCGAAACCCTGTCCCAGGGCGTGCGGCTGGGAAAGGACACGTTCTCGCGCAGCGAAATCTCTCGCGCCACGATCGAAGACACCGTCCGCGTCCTCAGGTCGTACCGTCAGAAGCTCGAAGAATACGGCATCACCCGCCCCGACCAGATCCGCGTCGTCGCCACGAGCGCCGTGCGGGAAGCCGTGAACCGGCTCGCGCTGCTCGACCGCATTTACATGAGCACTGGCCTCACGATCGAGCCGATCGAAGAAGCCGAAGTCCACCGCATCACGTTCCGCAGCATTCAGCCGCTGCTCCACAGCGAACGCAGTCTCGTCGAATCGCAGACCATCATCTGCGAAGTCGGCGGAGGCAATACCGAACTGCTGATCGTGGACCGGGGCAACGTCGCCTATTCCCATTCCTACCGCCTCGGCTCGCTGCGTTTGCGACAGGCGATGGAGAGCTTCCGCGCCCCGCAGGACAAGGTGCAGGGGATCATGCAGTCCGAAATCGAGCGGTCGCTCGAGGAGATCCCGGAGCTGATCCCTCCCGGTGACCGCAGGGTGATCGGCCTCGGCGGCGACCTGCGTTTCGCCGCCCGCCAGCTCGTTTCCAATTGGGATCCCCGCACGCTCGCCGCGATCTCCGTGGACGATCTGGCAAAGCTGACCGACCGCGTCGCCCCGATGACCGACGATGCCATCGTCCGCCGTTTCCACCTGCCGTTCCCGGACGCCGAAACTCTCGCTCCGGCCCTGATGACCTATCTGCACCTCGCGCGCACTCTCGGCGCGTCGCAGATCCTCGTCTCCTCCGCCAACCTCCGTGACGGCCTGCTCCGCGAGATGGCCGAAGGCTGGACCTGGACCGAAGATTTCCGTCGCCAGATCTTCCGTTCCGCGATCGAACTGGGACGCAAGTACAGCTTCGACGAAGACCATGGATCGCATGTCGCCCAGCTCTCGCGGCAGCTGTTCCAGGCGCTCAAGGACGAACACAAGCTCGATTCACGCTACGAGCTGATCCTCAGCCTTGCTGCGACCCTTCACGAGATCGGCCGGTATGTCAGCAATACCAGCATGCACAAGCATTCGATGTACCTCATCACGAACAGCGACCTGTTCGGACTGGGGTCGCAGGACATGCTGCTCGTGGGGCTCGTCGCCCGCTACCACCGCCGGGCCACTCCGAAATCGACCCATCCCGGGTTCAACACGCTCGAGCGGGATCGTCGCGTCGCCGTGCTGAAGATGGCTGCCATTCTACGCATCGCCATCGCCCTCGATGCCTCGCGCAGCCAGCGCATTCACGCGATCCAGTGCGCGCGCCATAAACAGCGGTTGATTATCACGGCGCCCGATGTCGAAGACCTGTCGGTCGAGCAGCTCGCGATCAGGCAGGGAAGCGGAATGTTTGAAGACGTCTTCGGCCTGAAAGTACAGCTGCGGCGGGCCGAACGCCCACAGCTCCGCGGCAGCACATCGCAGCTGTAG
- a CDS encoding TrmH family RNA methyltransferase, whose amino-acid sequence MSLLHLKNPHSVLAALEKRPQDVVEVRVPPRTSSDAWRAVATQAARRGVAVKSVLPSEKPRGRRDEKSSREGGTEGIVKERNDTHLDALFAGAREQSGLWLALDTLQDPHNVGAIFRTAAFFGVRGIVLTKDRSAPMSATVYDVASGGLELVPFHNSTNLNQVLEVAKAAGLWTLGTAEEATQDISAIPRDRSWLIVMGNEEQGLRRLVREHCDELCRLSGQGGLTSLNVSVATGVVLGLMRRS is encoded by the coding sequence GTGAGTCTCCTGCATCTGAAGAATCCCCATAGTGTCCTGGCGGCCCTGGAAAAACGGCCACAGGACGTCGTCGAAGTTCGAGTCCCGCCGCGGACGTCGTCGGATGCCTGGCGCGCGGTCGCCACGCAGGCGGCGCGGCGCGGCGTCGCCGTGAAGTCGGTCCTGCCGTCCGAGAAGCCGCGCGGGCGCAGAGATGAGAAGTCGTCCCGTGAAGGCGGGACGGAGGGGATCGTCAAGGAGCGGAATGATACGCATCTCGATGCGCTGTTTGCCGGCGCACGCGAGCAATCCGGGTTGTGGCTGGCGCTCGACACGCTGCAGGACCCTCACAACGTGGGGGCGATCTTCCGAACGGCCGCGTTCTTCGGCGTGCGGGGAATCGTGCTGACGAAGGACCGGTCGGCCCCCATGTCGGCGACGGTGTACGACGTCGCCTCGGGCGGGCTCGAGCTTGTCCCCTTCCACAACTCGACGAACCTGAACCAGGTGCTGGAAGTTGCGAAAGCCGCCGGACTCTGGACGCTGGGAACGGCGGAGGAAGCGACGCAGGACATCTCGGCCATCCCGCGGGATCGGTCGTGGCTGATTGTGATGGGGAATGAGGAGCAGGGACTGCGGCGTCTGGTGCGCGAGCATTGCGACGAGCTTTGCCGTCTTTCGGGCCAGGGCGGGCTGACTTCGCTGAACGTGTCTGTGGCCACAGGAGTGGTGCTGGGGCTCATGCGCCGGAGCTGA
- the rlmB gene encoding 23S rRNA (guanosine(2251)-2'-O)-methyltransferase RlmB — MVGRRRKNPKTRLSGSHQRCWIWGRNAVLQTLASDRWRPLSLLVADRTEATFRAELERQAHEREVEIQWVHYDQLTDRCHSTEHQGLMAMMPEYPYSALEESLLPTGRPAFLMVLEGIQDPHNFGAIIRSAEVFGVDAIVVGESGQCDVTPHVARASAGAVNEVTIARVPNVVDAARWMRDRGVRLLGAAGAAERNLVETTLTASIALAIGNEGSGLSEAMLAVCDQLVRIPQVGRTESLNAAVAAGILCYEVRRQRSESSTACE; from the coding sequence ATGGTCGGCCGACGCCGGAAAAACCCGAAGACCCGCCTTTCCGGCAGCCACCAGCGATGCTGGATCTGGGGCCGGAATGCCGTGTTGCAGACCCTGGCGTCCGACCGGTGGAGGCCGCTTTCGCTGCTGGTCGCGGATCGCACCGAGGCCACGTTCCGGGCCGAACTGGAACGGCAGGCCCATGAGAGAGAGGTGGAGATCCAATGGGTGCACTACGACCAGCTCACTGATCGCTGCCACTCGACCGAGCATCAGGGGCTGATGGCCATGATGCCGGAGTACCCGTACTCGGCGCTGGAGGAAAGCCTGTTGCCGACAGGCCGGCCGGCGTTCCTGATGGTTCTGGAAGGGATTCAGGATCCGCATAATTTCGGCGCGATCATCCGGTCGGCGGAAGTGTTTGGCGTCGATGCGATCGTCGTTGGCGAGAGCGGCCAGTGTGACGTGACTCCGCATGTCGCGCGGGCGTCGGCCGGCGCGGTCAACGAGGTGACGATTGCCCGTGTCCCGAATGTGGTGGACGCCGCCCGGTGGATGCGGGATCGTGGCGTGCGGCTGCTGGGCGCTGCCGGCGCGGCGGAACGGAATCTTGTCGAGACGACGCTGACTGCGTCGATCGCGCTGGCGATCGGCAACGAAGGTTCAGGCTTGAGCGAGGCGATGCTTGCCGTTTGCGACCAGCTCGTGCGAATTCCGCAGGTCGGACGGACGGAATCGCTGAATGCGGCCGTGGCAGCGGGGATCCTGTGCTACGAGGTCCGGCGCCAGCGTTCGGAATCGTCAACGGCCTGTGAGTGA
- a CDS encoding ATP-binding response regulator, whose amino-acid sequence MTAVLVVDDSLVDRRRAGALLERSGDWELRFAENGAEALNQVREHTPDVVVTDLQMPELDGLGLVRTLAREFPLLPVILMTGQGSETIAVEALEAGAASYVPKRELDLLPETVERVRTIAGERKQRASLRRCLKSFKAEYELGNEPGMLTSLVAELQAHLQEMGLFSEGDRLRVGVALEEALLNAAYHGNLEVDSELREHDFAMYYETARQRAKAFPYRDRRVMVSVELTSEGAVYRIHDQGRGFDPRSLPDPTDPRNLERSSGRGLLLMRTFMDLVEYNATGNEVTLIKRVRRNEIAERPKQGIAMAAPA is encoded by the coding sequence ATGACCGCGGTGCTCGTCGTCGATGACTCGCTCGTGGATCGTCGACGCGCAGGCGCCCTCCTGGAACGGAGCGGCGACTGGGAACTGCGCTTCGCCGAGAACGGCGCCGAAGCTCTGAACCAGGTGCGCGAACACACGCCTGACGTCGTTGTCACCGACCTGCAGATGCCCGAACTCGACGGCCTCGGCCTCGTCCGGACGCTGGCACGCGAATTCCCTCTGCTCCCGGTCATCCTGATGACGGGACAGGGAAGTGAAACGATCGCGGTGGAGGCACTCGAGGCGGGAGCCGCCAGCTACGTCCCGAAACGCGAACTCGATCTCCTGCCGGAAACGGTCGAACGGGTACGAACGATTGCCGGCGAACGGAAACAGCGGGCCAGCCTCCGTCGCTGCCTGAAATCGTTCAAGGCGGAGTACGAGCTCGGAAACGAGCCCGGAATGCTCACCTCCCTCGTCGCCGAACTTCAGGCCCACCTTCAGGAGATGGGCCTGTTCTCGGAAGGCGACCGGTTGCGGGTCGGCGTCGCCCTGGAAGAGGCACTGCTCAACGCCGCCTATCACGGCAATCTCGAAGTCGACTCCGAACTCCGTGAGCACGACTTCGCCATGTACTACGAAACGGCCCGTCAGCGGGCCAAGGCCTTCCCGTACCGCGACCGGCGGGTCATGGTCAGCGTGGAGCTCACGTCCGAGGGGGCCGTCTACCGCATTCACGACCAGGGCCGCGGTTTCGACCCGCGGTCCCTTCCGGATCCGACGGACCCGCGAAACCTTGAGCGTTCCAGCGGCCGGGGCCTGCTGCTGATGCGCACCTTCATGGATCTGGTCGAGTACAACGCGACCGGAAATGAAGTGACGCTCATCAAGCGCGTCCGCCGCAATGAGATCGCCGAACGCCCGAAACAGGGCATCGCGATGGCCGCGCCCGCCTGA
- a CDS encoding FeoA family protein, with amino-acid sequence MTTTLDQLPIGNTARVAQISGDDGVSIRLMEMGLIDGVAVKVVGAAPFGGPREYLVRGFRLSLRSSEASRVAVAPL; translated from the coding sequence ATGACAACGACTCTCGACCAGCTTCCCATCGGAAACACGGCGCGCGTCGCTCAGATCTCTGGCGACGATGGTGTGTCCATTCGCCTGATGGAGATGGGCCTCATCGATGGCGTCGCCGTGAAAGTCGTCGGCGCTGCTCCATTCGGCGGTCCCCGCGAGTATCTCGTGCGTGGTTTTCGCCTGTCGCTGCGATCCTCGGAAGCCAGCCGCGTCGCAGTCGCCCCTTTGTAA